From the Pediococcus acidilactici genome, the window ATGCAAAGGATATAGAATCTCTACATGCTTTGCTAAATAGTTTACCAGTACAATATATGCTAGCGGCTTCGGGTTTTGGGCGAGGACAAGGAGTGACAGATTTAACTAAAGATGGTATTATGCAAATCTATATTCCTAGTTTAGATGAGCTTAACTTTTTAGACAAAAAAATGCTGATTAAAGCCTGGCAAAAAGTTAAATTAAAACCTGTTCCGACAGTAGAAGAACAAGTTTATGATCCCGATTGGATTGAATTTAATAGGATTGTCTTTAATTTATACAAAGTCGATTTCGATAACTTTAAGAAAATGTCAAGAAACCTGTTGGAATTACTTGAACGAAGAGCATCTGCTAAAAATATTGTTGGTTAATTTTGTCAAAATAAAAATACAGTATGGACAATAAATGGGTTATCTAGCAATAGCAATGGGTGTGTATAGAAGCTACTAAGGAAGGCATTACGTTTAACAACGAATTAAATTCCATTTTTATTTTTGATAGAAATTCAATGTAGCTGGTATTGATTTTTTTGCTTCAAATATGTTAACGGATAAATCCTTAATCATGCCCTCCAGAGCTAATGCATCGTTATCCAATAAAAATTCGTCAAAATCTCCGTAAAAGAAGTCGCCATAGTATGAGAATAAACATCTAATTTAGGTGAATGGGAAAGGCTTATAAATCAACGTTTTATATTTCGAAAATGATCGATTCCCAATAGATTTATATATTTCCCTACCAAAACCTTGCCAAAATTGGTGGGAATGTGTGCGGGGTTACCTTCATAAAAAGCTTTGACAATTATTTTGTCAAAGCTTTTTTAAGATTTAAATATACCTAAGAATAAAAACAGGAATTTAGAATGAAAAATTTTTCATTCTAAATTCCTGTTTTGTACTTTCATAGATATTTTATTGAAGTGTTTCATTGGCTTTTTCAATAAGGGATATAAATTGTAAGATGCTTTCGGTCTGTTCATCAGTTAAGCCACCCATTTTGAAGGGTAACTCATCAGAAAGCCCTAAAAGGTAATCGGCTGATGTATCTAAAATGTTACATATTTTTACAAGTGTCTCTAGTGATGGATATGACAATCCTTGTTCGTATGCTGAGATTGTACCTTTACTAACATCTAATCTTTTGGCTAAATCAAGCTGTGTGAAATGTTTTAATTTTCTAACAGATTTTAAGCGAGTATTGAAAGAAGTAATATTCATATGTTTTGCCCTCCGTTCAGGTTAGCAAAAACATGTACAAGCATTGCATGTATCAAATGCATGTAATATTGATATAAAATTTCTTTTTTGATAGTATAAAGGGTATTAAGTGTTGGTTATTTTGTTATTAGTAGCAAACAAATTAAGCATATTAATTTGTTTGCTTAATTTATGCTTTTTTTAACCCGCACTTGACGGTAAAAGTTGGAAATACATAAAGACAATATTTTATTTTGGAGGAATAATATGTCGAATAAATCGAATCTTACTATATTAACTACTACGATTGCTGCTACTGGCGCGGTTGTAGTTGGCACTGGTACAAATGTGCATGCGGACACGGTTAAAGCATCCACCCCTGAACAAGTGCAAACGGTTAAGGCCCAAGACCAAAAACTAGATGATGACATCAACCAAGCGCAAAACGACGTTAACGATGCTCAAAAGAATGCTGATCAAACCCAAAACGCGGCTAACGATGCTAAGCAAACTGCTGATGATTCTCAAAAGCATGCTGACCAAGCATCTGACCAAGCTAACCAAGCACAAAACGATTTAAATGACGCCAAATCTAATGAACAAGCCGCTCAAGATAAGGCTGACCATGCTACTGATGACGCCATTAACCAAGCGCAAAATGATGTTGATGACCAAAAGAAGCAAAATGACCAAGCTAACCAAGACGTTGAAAACGCCCAAAATGACGTTAACCATGCCCAAGACAACGTCAATGACGCCAAGTCAAATGCTAACCAAGCGCAAAACGATGCTAATCAAGCGGATGATGCGGCATCTAAAGCGCAAGATGATGTGAATAATGCCCAAGCTGACCTTGATAAGGGCAACCATGCTCAAGCGGATTTAGACCAAGCGCAAGATGATTTAAACCGTGCTAAAGACAACGCATCTAAGGCTGAAAACGGTGCCAATCAAGCGGACCAAGCTGAAAATGATGCGGCTAAGAAAGCTAATGATGCGAAGAAGAAAGCTGACGATGCTACTAAAGCGCAAAACGATGCCCAACATAAGGCGGATGCCGCTAACAAGGCTAAAGATGATGCTCAAAAGGCGTTGGATGATGCTAAGAGTCATCAAGGTAATCCAAATCAAGTGCATTTAAGTCAAGATTATCTTGATGCGTTAAAAGCCTTTAGTAATTCTTATTATGGTGACCCAAATTATCAAACTTTGTTAGATAACTTGGCAAAGGCTGCTCAAAAGAATTATGAAGCAACTGGGTATGTTTCCGTTGATGGTAATACCCAAATCAAAATTAACAGTCAAGCTGATTTGGATAAGTATCTTAACGAATTAAACCAATATGCTCAACAATTGATTAATGGTATCCGTGACCAATTGGGCACTAAAGGTGTTGAACTTTCAAAGGGTTCTGAAGAATTAAGCCGCCGGTTATCTGATGCATACACAAATAACAATTGGGATGGCATGGCTAATGGTCATGATGCTACTACAAATACTGAAGTCGCTAATGGAATGGGACTTGATGGTAGCAGTGCGCAAGACCTTGCTTCTGGTTTTTTCACGTCTAACACACACGGGGATTGGAGCTTCACACTCGATGACTTTATGAAAGCTTTATATGATTCGGTTATTAAGTGGATGTTTGATGATGAAATTAGTGAATGGGGTCACGCTACTAGTGTTGCTGGCTTGGATACTTTGGATTCCGATTACACACAATATATTGGAATTGGATTCTGGAAATTTAATCCGGA encodes:
- a CDS encoding SEC10/PgrA surface exclusion domain-containing protein gives rise to the protein MSNKSNLTILTTTIAATGAVVVGTGTNVHADTVKASTPEQVQTVKAQDQKLDDDINQAQNDVNDAQKNADQTQNAANDAKQTADDSQKHADQASDQANQAQNDLNDAKSNEQAAQDKADHATDDAINQAQNDVDDQKKQNDQANQDVENAQNDVNHAQDNVNDAKSNANQAQNDANQADDAASKAQDDVNNAQADLDKGNHAQADLDQAQDDLNRAKDNASKAENGANQADQAENDAAKKANDAKKKADDATKAQNDAQHKADAANKAKDDAQKALDDAKSHQGNPNQVHLSQDYLDALKAFSNSYYGDPNYQTLLDNLAKAAQKNYEATGYVSVDGNTQIKINSQADLDKYLNELNQYAQQLINGIRDQLGTKGVELSKGSEELSRRLSDAYTNNNWDGMANGHDATTNTEVANGMGLDGSSAQDLASGFFTSNTHGDWSFTLDDFMKALYDSVIKWMFDDEISEWGHATSVAGLDTLDSDYTQYIGIGFWKFNPDGDYMGIPNSDGMFRLDTMLNLTYDYMIPENSEFDTTPIKSDVPSQSTIDQLTNDLKTKQADASAANNALATAKANNAKAQAALNAANAALNAAKANQAKAHANLTQAQAAVKDAQAAVTAAQKALDEANANHAAKQKALDDAKAKLAAAKANQAQKHAILNDANAKLAKANKALDDAKAKLAAAQAVLAAGQQALADKEAKLNDLKNADKALADAKAAVEAAQKAYDNAKTAVDKAQAQADADEATYERLQSIADKAAKALADAKARLAQLEHQRDINDAIDDVDNGSKDSDKNRDGNSNHNGSNASNESNSSNTSNIWDDPTVSNNSAISNGSSAVVTPAMVAARAMSNRSRPQVVKASILPQTGETNNNEGSMIGLALLSLLGAFGLAKTSRRRMH
- a CDS encoding helix-turn-helix domain-containing protein; this encodes MNITSFNTRLKSVRKLKHFTQLDLAKRLDVSKGTISAYEQGLSYPSLETLVKICNILDTSADYLLGLSDELPFKMGGLTDEQTESILQFISLIEKANETLQ